The Pseudomonas hefeiensis genomic sequence AAAGTTGGAGTTCTCGCGGTAAACCGACAGGCTGTCGGTGACTTCATCCCAGCGCATGATGCGGTTGTTGGGAATGTCACTGACCAGCAAATAACGACCGTCGCCCACCCACACCGGCCCTTCCGCCCAGCGCAGGCCGGTGGCGAGCTTTTCAACACTGGCGTTGAACAGCCGCAGGTCCATGAAGCTGGGGTCGAGGATCTTGATCAGCGGGTCTGGGTAGCGCTGGCTCAAGGGCTCTGCCTGAGTCAGCCCAGGCAGGTTGCCCAGGGTTGCGGCGGCGGCCGAAACCACCAAAGATTTTTTCAGGAATACCCGGCGGCCCTGATGGGCGGCCGTTGCAGGTTGCGAAGCATCCATCGTGCGTCTCCGTTAATTATTATTTGGACGGCGACGACAGTTTTACTCCGTGATAGGACATCGTACAAGTATGCTCCCTACCCTGCGCAAGAAAAAATTCAGTCGGCGTGGAGCGGGATCCGTACGGTGAAAGTGGTGCCCGATCTTGCCTTCGAATGCACCTCGATAGTGCCCTTATGGGCGGATACGATGGCTGACGCGATGTGCAGGCCCAGCCCGAGCCCGGCCGCAGAGCCATACTGCATGTCGCCGCTGCGCAATTGCCGGACCATGGGATTGAAGATGCTGGCAATGGCGTCTTTCTCGATAGGCTTGCCCTGGTTGTTGATCGCGATGACTGCCGTATCCTCTTCGGTGCTCAATGAAACGGTAATCGGCGCACCCTCGCTGCCATGCTGGACGGCATTACCGATCAGGTTGGCGAACACCTGCTCCATGCGCGCCTGGTCAAACTGGCCCTCCAGGGCACCAGTCGTTTCAAAGATGATTTTGCTTTCCGGATGATAGGCCCGCGCCTCCTCCACCATGCCCTCGCAGGCCGCCACCAGGTCACCGTTGAAGCGCTGCACCGGAATGCCCGCCCCCAATTGGGTACGGGTGAAGTCCAACAGATCGCCAACAATCTTGTTGGCCCGTTTGACACTGGTGTAGATGCGCGAAGAGATCTTGGTGGCTTTGGCGGGCAGGTCGCCTGCCCGCAGCAGCACTTCGGAACTCAGCAGGATCGCGCCCAGGGGGCTTCGCAGGTCATGTCCCAGAATCCCGAGAAAGATATTGCGGCCCGCATCGACGGCGCCTGAATAACTGACCACGGACTCCGCCAGGGCCTGGTCTACGGCTTCGTTGAAACGGATCACGTCGGACACCACTTGCTCGTGGTCCAGTTGGGTCTGCGGCATCCAGAGCATCAGCACACTGGTGCGCAGCGCCCGGTATTCCGAAACCATCTGCTCTACCGTAAACCCCGAGGACTGGCGAATGACCGCATGGGTTTCGGCTGCGGTTTCAGCCTCTGCCGCCGGCGCATCGCCCTGGGACTTGGCGATCTGTTCCTTGACCGTCTGCGAAGTACGCAGGTCAGCGGCGATGGTGCGCAGCATCTGCTCGGCGTGATCGCGCAAAGCCACCGAATCCATGCCATGGGACGCGGGCGTGATGGTTTTGGCGAAGTCTTCCCACGCCTGAAGAATAGGCTCGATATTGTCGAGAATGAAATCAGCCAGGCGCATGGGTTGCTCCGCAGAAGGGGTAGATCAAGGGCGGCGTGAAAACAACCCAACGATCAGGTTGTTTTACAGCAAACCGGCGAACAATGTGCGTGGACCGCCAAAGGATCGCGGTGAACCGGTAAAAAGCTTTCCAGAGGCGAAGCTTGTGTCTTGCATGCCTATGGGGTAAAAATCCAAGCCTAGTTGTACGACAACCTATAACTACAATAGCCGTTCCGAAGCGTCTTGCTTTGGCGGCCTGCCTTTGAGACGCCCTGCCATGACCCGCTCCACGGCTACACCTGACACCCCCACTCCGTTACCTCGGCACCTCGCCGTGCTGGTTCTGCTGTGCATGGGATGCGCCTTCGCCGGCAACCATGTCGCCGCCAGGGCGGCATTTGATGACGGTGCCGGGGTCTTGCTGGCGATCCTGCTACGCTCGGGCGGCACCCTGCTGGTGCTGGCCGCAATGGTGCTCTGGCAACGCCAGAACCTGCGCCTGCCACCAGGGGTCTGGCGCTGGCAATTAGTCCTGGGGCTGTTGATTGCCGCCCAGAGTCTGTGCCTGTATTCCGCGGTGGCGCGGGTCCCGGTCGCCCTGGCGCTGTTGGTGGGCAATGTCTTTCCGATCCTGCTGGCGTTGCTGACCTGGGCACTCGGCGGGCCACGCCCGACCGCACGCACTGCCGCGTTGATGGGCATGATTCTGGTGGGTCTGGTGTTCGTGCTGGAAGTCCCGGCCCGGCTGTCGTCGCAAGAGAGCGTCGGCCCGCAATGGTTGCTGGGTGTGGGTCTGGCCTTCGGTGCTGCCTGTGTTTTCGCCTGTGCGCTATGGATCACCGACCACAAATTGTCCCGGGTGCGCGGTTCGGTCCGCAGCCTGCTGACCATTTTCATCGTGTTCAGCAGCGTCAACCTCGCCGGCCTGACCGGCGCCCTTCCCGGTGGCTTCGACCTGCCGGCCAGCAGCACCGGCTGGTTTGCCCTGGCGACCCTGGTGGTGCTTTATGGCACCGGGTTTATCGTGCTGTTCATTTCAGTGCCTCGCCTGGACATGCCGCGCAACGCCCCGGTGATGAACATCGAACCGCTGGCGACCCTGCTGATCGGCTGGCTGGTGCTTGACCAGATGCTCAACCCGGGCCAAGTGGTGGGTGGCGCGATTGTGGTCACCGGCATTGTGTTGCTGACTTATCGCAAGGTCGAACGCATCAAGTCGCCGGTTGCCGACGCCGCTGGACGCAACTGAACTGACACACCAGCATCCATCCCCGCTGTGTGGGAGCAAAAGCTGCTCCCACACACTCTTCAGGCAGGCCGACGAACCGCCCTCACCTTCGCACTGCCGCCACCGCCGCAAAAGAACCGGTCGGCGCCGTCTGACTCAAGCCCCGACACGCCAATCCCCGGCGGCATGGTCACGCTTTCCAGCACTTGCGCGGTTTGAGGGTCGATGCGGCGCAGGTCGCTTTCATCGTTTTCCCAAGTGCCGTGCCAGAGTTCGCCGTCGACCCAGGTCACGCCCGTGACGAAGCGGTTGGATTCGAGGGTGCGCAGGATCTGGCCACTGGAGGGATCGATCTGGAGGATTTTGCGCGCCTTGTACTGGCCGACCCAGAGTGATCCTTCGGCCCAGGCCAGTCCTGAATCATCACCGCTATTGGGCGCCGCAATGCTCGCCAGTACCTGGCCAGTGCGCGGGTCGATCTTGCGAATGGTGTCGCCCGCGATCTGGAACAGGTGCTCACCGTCAAAAGCCGTTCCGGCGTCTGCCGGGACGTCCAGCGAACGCAACGTCTGGCCGCTGGCGGGATCGAGTGCGTGCAGCTTGTCGCCTGAAGCAAACCAGACGAGCTCGCCGTCGTGACTGACACCGTGAACGCAATCGACGTCGGGAAAAGGGCCGTATTCACGCAGGATCTGGGCATCTGAACGTTTCATCTCGCGAGCCTCATCGTTGGGGTGTGACTGCATCCTAACCACCGGGCAACAGCGCGGTGAGTAACAATACCGTCGTGAATCCGGGCATCGGTGGCGCCAGCCAGCGACAGGCCCGCCCACGCCCGACCGACTGCACCTTGCCCGACGCGGCCAGCGTGTCGAGGGCCCGTTGCACGGTGCGTTGGCTGGTATCCAAGGCCAGCGCCAGGGCGGAACTGGACCAGGATTGGCCATCGGCCAGCAACGCCAGCACCGCGGCGTGGGGCTCTTCTACAGGACGCGCGAGCACCGCCACTTCGCCGACCTTGCGCGGCACCAGAGCAAATCCACGCTGGGTCGCCGTCACCTCGGCCAGTGGGCGAAGCGCCACGCGCAACCGCCCGACTTCGACCCGCAGTCGGGCACGATGGGAGTCATCCGTCAGTTTCAAGCCAAAGGCCTGGGCAATGAGCATTTCCCTGGACACATCGGCAGGCCAGGCCTGAGCCAACTGCCTGGCGAGGGCGAACAACACCGGCCGCCTGGCAAGGGAGATCCACAGGCTCGCCCTGTTCACGCCATTGCGACAGGCATCCACCACCAACGCGTCGCTGGACAGGAGTGCTTCAACCTCTTCAAGGGCCAGCAATCGTTCCTCGCCCTTTGCAATCAGACGTGCCGCCGGAGCCTGCAGGACGCGCCAGGCGCTGGCGACTTCGGCAGTCAGCGCGCCGATACCCGCTTGTCGCGCCGCATGGCTGGCACGTTCAAGCGCGGCTCGTGCGGTTTTCGTGCGTAACCGCCGCATGGCAATGCCTGCCACCACCAGTTCGCAAGCAGCTCTGGACGGCGGAGGAAGACAGCCAGGGTCAAGGTCGACCAGCCTCGACTCCGCTTCGTCCAGGTGGCCTAGCAACAGCAAGCGACGGATTTCGATTGAGCGTGCGTGGGCCACGTTCGCCCGGTCACCATGGAATTCAAGCACCGCCCGCGCAGCCTCCAGACGCTTCACCGGCCAGGCCAGATCACGGGACGCCAGGGCGATTTCCCCTTCGGCCACCACGCACCGCGCCTGTGCCACGGCCTCCCGTGGCCCGAAGACCCGAGCCGCCCGCCGCATCAGCGCCCTGGCCCGATCCAGATCGCCCAACTGCGCCATGGCAATACCGCGAAGCGCCAAGGCCGGCGCATCGTCACGCAGGGAAACGCGATTGAGCGCGGCCACCGGATCCCCCGCCGCCAGTGCCCGTGCTGCTACGCTGATCAGCGGATCCGATGCCATCGCCCGGTTTCCCTCGCCAGAGGTTGGGGTTTCACGGTCAGAGACGGATTTCCCCCGCCGGCAGCACATCGATCCGTGATACCGCGCTGCTCAGGCGGCCCAGCCGGTTGTTGTGGTTGGCAATGATCTGCTCGGCCGCCATGCTGCCGTTGTCCACGGTGGAATGGGCGTCGGCGGCCAGGACCAGGTCGTACCCCAAGGCATGGGCCTGGCGTACGGTGGCGTTAACGCAATAGTCGGTTTGCAACCCGCAGATCACCACGCGATCAATCATCCGGGCTTGCAGCAGCGACAACAGGTCGGTCTGGTAGAAAGCGTCCGGTGTAGTCTTGCGTACTCGCAGGTCATCCGGTGCGGTCAACAGGCCGTCAGCCAGTTGCCAGGCGCTGGAACCATACGTCAGCGAACCCTCCAGCTCTTCGTGCTGGATCAGGATCACCGGCAAGCCGACAGCCCTGGCCCTGGCGCTGAGGTCGTTGATTGTCCGGAGCATGCGTGGGCTGTCGAAGCACTCTTCTTCGCCGCTGCACAGCCCGTGCTGGACATCGATGATCAGCAATGCGGTGTTCATGACGTTCCTCTTCAACACGTGTTGGATCCCGACAACAGATTAACAACCTACCGATCATTCCACGTCGCGGATCGCTTCAAAAACACTAGGCAGTATGGCCCGGTTTGCGTAATGCGCCTGTTCGCCGTCGCTTGGGTGACGCAAAAGCCAGGTTTGGGATAGGCTCGTGCGGCTCATCCCTCACCGCACAAGGACATTGCCGATGACGCTACGAATCGAACGTACGGACACCCCCACCGCACAGGACCGCGAGGCCATCCTCGTCCCGCTGCGCGCCTACAACACGGCCAAGACCGGCGGTACGGTGCCTGAGCTGGTCGCCTGGCTGGTGCGTGACGAACACAGCGACGAAATCGTGGGTGGGCTCTACGGTCGAGTGTTCTTTCGCTGGTTTTATATCGAGTTGCTGGTGGTGCCGGAACAGGCCCGTGGCCAGGGTACGGGGTCGACGTTGATGCAGATGGCCGAAGACTTTGCCCGAGAGAAAAACTGCGTGGGCATGTGGCTGGACACCTTCGACTTCCAGGCGCCCGCGTTCTACAGGCAACTCGGCTTCACGGAAATCGGCCAGATCGACGATTACCCGCCGGGCCACCAGCACTTCTTCTTCCAGAAGCGCCTGAGCCAGATCGATTGAAATGCGGACCCTGTGGGAGCGGGCTTGCTCGCGAAAGCGGTTATGTATTCAGCATTGTTGTTGACTGACCCACCGCTTTCGCGAGCAAGCCCGCTCCCACACTTGATACTGGATTCAGTCGCAGCTACTTACAGACAAGTCGCCAACGCCGCCAACCGACGCTTGGCAACAAAGTCGTCATGCCGGGCATAGTAGTTCAGCGCCGTGCCGGAAGCGCTGGTTTCCAGATCCACAAACGCTTCGGCAGAGCGGGTGTACACGGTCATGCCCCCCGTCTTGCCTGGTTGCAGATAGGCACCGGCATCGACGCCAAACACAGCTTCGTCCTGCCAGGAAAACTGCACACACTCGGCCACCACCTGCTGCGGTTTATCCGAAGTCAATGTCTTATAGGGCGCCTGAGTACGGGCCTGGTTCATCGCCGAACCCGCGCAGCCAACCAGCAACGTTGCGGCCACGGCCACCATCAGCATTCGCATTGCGTTCACTCATAGAGAAAAAAACCGACTGTAGCACTGCGGCCTGGGCCTTCATGCTGCTTTACTGAAATTTATACGCGACACTGGGCGATGATTCGCGCAACCTGTCGCGCCATTGCCACTTGCCCGCGCGGAACAGCCCATGACACCCAATGCCGAGTTCTACAAACCCACCACCGAATACGCTGACAAACTGATCAGCCAGATCGGCCAGACCCCGGCCTGGATCGCCAAGCGAATCGGCGTCACTGACAAGCGGATTCGCTACATCCTCGACGGTGAACGCACCGTCAAGGGCGAAACCACACCGATACAGATGACCTATACCGAACAGTTTGCCCTCGAATGCCTGGCCGCCGCGGCCAAGGCCAGCAAGAAACAACCCCCGGCGCCCAAGGAGTGACCATGGCGGCAACCGAACAGCAACATGA encodes the following:
- a CDS encoding helix-turn-helix domain-containing protein — protein: MASDPLISVAARALAAGDPVAALNRVSLRDDAPALALRGIAMAQLGDLDRARALMRRAARVFGPREAVAQARCVVAEGEIALASRDLAWPVKRLEAARAVLEFHGDRANVAHARSIEIRRLLLLGHLDEAESRLVDLDPGCLPPPSRAACELVVAGIAMRRLRTKTARAALERASHAARQAGIGALTAEVASAWRVLQAPAARLIAKGEERLLALEEVEALLSSDALVVDACRNGVNRASLWISLARRPVLFALARQLAQAWPADVSREMLIAQAFGLKLTDDSHRARLRVEVGRLRVALRPLAEVTATQRGFALVPRKVGEVAVLARPVEEPHAAVLALLADGQSWSSSALALALDTSQRTVQRALDTLAASGKVQSVGRGRACRWLAPPMPGFTTVLLLTALLPGG
- a CDS encoding sensor histidine kinase, giving the protein MRLADFILDNIEPILQAWEDFAKTITPASHGMDSVALRDHAEQMLRTIAADLRTSQTVKEQIAKSQGDAPAAEAETAAETHAVIRQSSGFTVEQMVSEYRALRTSVLMLWMPQTQLDHEQVVSDVIRFNEAVDQALAESVVSYSGAVDAGRNIFLGILGHDLRSPLGAILLSSEVLLRAGDLPAKATKISSRIYTSVKRANKIVGDLLDFTRTQLGAGIPVQRFNGDLVAACEGMVEEARAYHPESKIIFETTGALEGQFDQARMEQVFANLIGNAVQHGSEGAPITVSLSTEEDTAVIAINNQGKPIEKDAIASIFNPMVRQLRSGDMQYGSAAGLGLGLHIASAIVSAHKGTIEVHSKARSGTTFTVRIPLHAD
- a CDS encoding DUF5074 domain-containing protein is translated as MKRSDAQILREYGPFPDVDCVHGVSHDGELVWFASGDKLHALDPASGQTLRSLDVPADAGTAFDGEHLFQIAGDTIRKIDPRTGQVLASIAAPNSGDDSGLAWAEGSLWVGQYKARKILQIDPSSGQILRTLESNRFVTGVTWVDGELWHGTWENDESDLRRIDPQTAQVLESVTMPPGIGVSGLESDGADRFFCGGGGSAKVRAVRRPA
- a CDS encoding cysteine hydrolase family protein translates to MNTALLIIDVQHGLCSGEEECFDSPRMLRTINDLSARARAVGLPVILIQHEELEGSLTYGSSAWQLADGLLTAPDDLRVRKTTPDAFYQTDLLSLLQARMIDRVVICGLQTDYCVNATVRQAHALGYDLVLAADAHSTVDNGSMAAEQIIANHNNRLGRLSSAVSRIDVLPAGEIRL
- a CDS encoding EamA family transporter, whose amino-acid sequence is MTRSTATPDTPTPLPRHLAVLVLLCMGCAFAGNHVAARAAFDDGAGVLLAILLRSGGTLLVLAAMVLWQRQNLRLPPGVWRWQLVLGLLIAAQSLCLYSAVARVPVALALLVGNVFPILLALLTWALGGPRPTARTAALMGMILVGLVFVLEVPARLSSQESVGPQWLLGVGLAFGAACVFACALWITDHKLSRVRGSVRSLLTIFIVFSSVNLAGLTGALPGGFDLPASSTGWFALATLVVLYGTGFIVLFISVPRLDMPRNAPVMNIEPLATLLIGWLVLDQMLNPGQVVGGAIVVTGIVLLTYRKVERIKSPVADAAGRN
- a CDS encoding GNAT family N-acetyltransferase; its protein translation is MTLRIERTDTPTAQDREAILVPLRAYNTAKTGGTVPELVAWLVRDEHSDEIVGGLYGRVFFRWFYIELLVVPEQARGQGTGSTLMQMAEDFAREKNCVGMWLDTFDFQAPAFYRQLGFTEIGQIDDYPPGHQHFFFQKRLSQID